The genomic interval GGCGGGCTTTGTGATCGAGGGGCAGTTGCTGCGCGGCTACCGGCATGCGGCCGGCGAGCTCGGTTTTCTGGTGCCCGACTCGGCGCATCTGGACGGCGACTGGCGGCCCAACGGGTGCCTGGAGCTCACGGCCGCCGGCGTGGGGCTGGCGCGGTACTGGGCGATGCACACCGGCAACGAACAGGTGACGGCGATCGACGTGTTCGCCGCCGCGCGCGACGGCCACGAGCACGCCCGCTGGCTCGTCCAGCGCGCCGCCGACTATCTGGCGCAGACCGCGATCGCCATCGCCGCCGTCATCAACCCCGAGGTGCTCGTGCTCGGGGGGAGCATCGCGCTCCACGAACCCATCGTCAAGGCGCGCATTGCGTCCCAGGTTGCCCGCGCCTTTCCCTTTGCGCCGCGCGTCGTGGATGCCTCGTTCGAGGGCAATGCGCCGATCGTGGGCGCGCTCGCCATCGCCGCGCGGGTGGCGCAGG from Rhodothermales bacterium carries:
- a CDS encoding ROK family protein, which codes for MARPDLVAGIDVGGTNLRVAVADVREPVRLLAHRAGPMPTHATPEACIEVIDAYLNACCAEAGLDRERIAAAVSTVPGITDAAQGTTLIVTNLPGWDGYPLAERLSAGLRMEARIENDVNAAAIAEYFHGAGAGAHSLAYLTVSTGVAAGFVIEGQLLRGYRHAAGELGFLVPDSAHLDGDWRPNGCLELTAAGVGLARYWAMHTGNEQVTAIDVFAAARDGHEHARWLVQRAADYLAQTAIAIAAVINPEVLVLGGSIALHEPIVKARIASQVARAFPFAPRVVDASFEGNAPIVGALAIAARVAQEG